The following coding sequences are from one Portunus trituberculatus isolate SZX2019 chromosome 32, ASM1759143v1, whole genome shotgun sequence window:
- the LOC123511929 gene encoding LOW QUALITY PROTEIN: probable phospholipid-transporting ATPase IA (The sequence of the model RefSeq protein was modified relative to this genomic sequence to represent the inferred CDS: inserted 2 bases in 1 codon; deleted 1 base in 1 codon) — MWVLGSKAPLASQESMGVLLSGSTPISPPPRSLSTRSFPAQPWNGSQKSWHNASHAALSSLRLVPRTDDDSGGGGSEGEGGGGLGGGGGGGMGGQDYRTVFLNEPQPFKYCSNAICTAKYRYKLLFFLPMFLFEQFRRYANIFFLIIALLQQIPGVSPTGRYTTLVPLICILVVSAIKEIAEDIKRHRADDELNKREIEVLKDGQWQWIKWRHIQVGDIVKVRNNKFFPADLVLLASSEPQALCYVETANLDGETNLKIRQGLPQTAHLLEARDLMNLSGKVECEAPNRFLYQFTGNLKETSRPTVPLCPDQVLLRGAKLQNTNWVFGLVIYTGHETKLMKNSATSAPLKRSTVDKQTNNLIILLFFLLIVLCLIMAVCNSQWPAELHWYLSLDGESGGAMVAWDVWAWLWEDLSVFNFGINFITFIILFNNLIPISLQVTLEVVRFIQAGFINNDINMLYEENNIWAMARTSNLNEELGMVKYVLSDKTGTLTCNIMEFKRCSVGGNIYSMSDGSVQDLIVLVESGGPGSDMARQFLIMLAVCHTVIPDRDEGRPDSAIKYHAASPDERALVEGAQKLGFVFETRTPDYVEVDVLGTKERYEVLNVLEFTSARKRMSVIVKTPDGQIKLYCKGADTVIYERLGDSQEFRDVIVRHLEDFAGEGLRTLCYAVADISQEYYEKWKNIYHKASTALQFREKKLEDAAQLIENNLTLLGATAIEDKLQDEVPETIASLLKAGIHVWVLTGDKQETAINIGHSCHLLNQGMPLIILNTDSLDETRDTINRHVVEFGEQLKRENEAALIIDGKTLIYALTPDLRKDFLDLCVSCKSVICCRVSPSQKAEVVELLTRETGSVTLAIGDGANDVAMIQKANVGVGIAGLEGLQAACASDYAIGQFRFLARLLFVHGAWNYSRLCKVILYSFYKNICLYVIELWWAAMSGWSGQVLFERWSIAMYNVLFTAAPPLVMGIFDRSCSAETRMKYPELYRESQSGSHFNWKVFLWWVWLALVHSVLVFVLPYFSMTQDVAWSHGRVGGYLMVGNMVYTXVVITVCLKAGLETDAWTWVTHLAIWGSISSWFIFLLVYSNFWPVLPMAPDMVGIYLQVYSSPVFWFGVILIPLSCLLLDVTTKTMQNSVRKSLTEQVRESEISNKDVSKVLDTKHRLSETARLLKNVFRRTTTRVNLEVELAHGYAFSQEEHGVMGQSEVIRYYDTTQPKPGGM; from the exons ATGACGActcaggtggcggcggcagtgagGGCGAGGGCGGGGGCGGGCttggaggcggcggcgggggtGGAATGGGCGGCCAGGACTACCGTACCGTCTTCCTCAATGAGCCGCAGCCCTTCAAGTACTGCTCCAACGCCATCTGCACCGCCAAGTACCGCTACAAACTGCTCTTCTTCCTGCCAATGTTTCTGTTTGAGCAATTCCGACGCTACGCtaatatcttcttcctcatcatcgcCTTGCTGCAg CAAATTCCGGGAGTGTCACCTACTGGCCGCTACACAACACTGGTGCCCCTCATCTGCATCCTGGTGGTGTCAGCCATCAAGGAGATTGCAGAGGACATT AAACGTCATCGGGCGGACGACGAGTTGAACAAGAGGGAGATAGAGGTGCTGAAGGATGGACAGTGGCAGTGGATCAAGTGGCGCCACATACAGGTCGGGGACATTGTCAAAGTGCGCAACAACAAGTTTTTTCCTGCCGACTTAGTCCTCCTCgcctccag TGAACCCCAAGCCCTGTGCTACGTGGAGACGGCCAATCTGGATGGTGAGACAAACCTCAAGATTCGCCAGGGCCTGCCTCAGACAGCGCACCTGCTGGAGGCGCGGGACCTCATGAACCTGTCCGGCAAGGTGGAGTGTGAGGCGCCCAACCGCTTCCTCTACCAGTTCACCGGCAACCTCAAGGAGACCAGCCGACC GACTGTGCCGCTGTGCCCAGACCAAGTGCTGCTGCGTGGTGCCAAGCTGCAGAACACTAACTGGGTCTTTGGGCTGGTTATCTACACAGGCCATGAAACAAAGCTTATGAAGAACTCTGCTACCTCAGCACCTCTCAAACGctccacg GTGGACAAGCAGACAAACAACCTGATCATCCTGCTGTTTTTCCTGCTCATTGTGTTATGCCTCATTATGGCCGTGTGCAACTCACAGTGGCCGGCTGAGCTCCACTGGTACCTCTCCCTGGATGGTGAGTCAGGCGGGGCTATGGTGGCCTGGGATGTCTGGGCCTGGCTGTGGGAAG atcTGAGCGTGTTCAACTTTGGGATTAACTTCATTACGTTTATCATTCTCTTCAACAACCTGATCCCCATTTCCCTGCAGGTCACCTTAGAAGTTGTCAGGTTCAtacag GCTGGCTTCATCAACAATGACATCAATATGCTGTATGAAGAGAACAACATCTGGGCCATGGCAAGGACCTCCAACCTGAATGAGGAGCTTGGGATGGTCAAGTATGTCCTTTCCGACAAGACAGGAACACTCACTTGCAACATTATGGAGTTCAAGCGATGCAGTGTTGGGGGCAATATTTACAGTATGAGTGATGGGAG CGTGCAGGACCTGATAGTGCTGGTGGAGAGTGGCGGGCCGGGCTCTGACATGGCTCGGCAGTTTCTCATCATGCTTGCCGTCTGTCACACCGTCATCCCAGACAGAGATGAGGGCCGGCCTGACAGTGCCATAAAGTATCATGCCGCCTCACCCG ATGAACGAGCATTGGTGGAGGGGGCACAGAAACTCGGCTTTGTGTTTGAGACTCGCACACCAGACTATGTTGAGGTGGACGTGCTGGGAACCAAGGAGCGCTACGAAGTGCTCAATGTGCTGGAGTTTACCTCGGCACGCAAACGTATGAGTGTGATTGTCAAGACTCCCGACGGCCAGATCAAGCTTTACTGCAAGGGAGCCGACACG GTGATCTATGAGCGCCTTGGGGACAGCCAAGAGTTTAGAGATGTCATTGTGAGGCACCTTGAGGACTTTGCTGGTGAGGGGCTGAGGACACTGTGCTATGCTGTGGCTGACATATCACAAGAGTATTATGAG AAGTGGAAGAACATCTACCACAAGGCAAGCACTGCACTACAGTTCCGTGAGAAGAAGCTGGAGGATGCAGCACAACTTATCGAGAACAACCTGACACTGCTCGGGGCCACAGCCATTGAAGACAAGCTCCAAGATGAG GTTCCAGAGACCATAGCATCCCTCTTGAAGGCTGGGATCCATGTGTGGGTGCTGACTGGAGAC AAGCAGGAGACAGCCATCAACATTGGCCATTCCTGCCACCTGCTGAATCAAGGAATGCCACTCATAATCCTCAACACTGACTCCCTTGAC GAGACACGAGACACCATTAACCGTCATGTGGTGGAGTTTGGGGAGCAGCTGAAGCGAGAAAATGAGGCTGCTCTGATCATTGATGGTAAGACCCTGATCTACGCCCTCACGCCAGACCTGCGCAAGGACTTCCTCGACCTGTGTGTCTCCTGCAAGAGTGTCATCTGTTGTAGGGTGTCTCCAAGCCAGAAGGCAGAG GTGGTGGAACTCTTGACGCGGGAGACGGGGTCAGTCACGCTGGCGATTGGCGACGGTGCCAATGATGTCGCCATGATCCAGAAAGCCAATGTGGGTGTGGGCATTGCTGGCTTGGAGGGTCTTCAGGCTGCCTGTGCCTCAGACTATGCCATCGGCCAG tTCCGATTTCTGGCGAGATTACTGTTCGTTCATGGCGCGTGGAACTACAGTCGCTTGTGTAAAGTGATCTTATATAGCTTTTACAAAAATATCTGCCTGTATGTCATTGAGTTGTGGTGGGCAGCGATGTCAGGCTGGTCAGGGCAGGTGCTGTTTGAGCGCTGGAGCATCGCCATGTACAATGTG CTGTTCACTGCCGCCCCACCGCTGGTCATGGGCATTTTTGACCGCTCCTGCAGTGCCGAGACTCGAATGAAGTACCCCGAGTTGTACCGAGAGTCCCAGAGCGGCTCACACTTCAACTGGAAG gtgtttttgtggtgggtGTGGCTGGCGCTGGTCCACTCGGTGCTGGTGTTCGTGCTGCCATACTTCAGCATGACGCAGGACGTGGCGTGGAGCCATGGCAGGGTGGGCGGCTACCTCATGGTGGGCAACATGGTGTACAC TGTGGTCATCACTGTCTGCCTCAAGGCCGGCCTGGAGACAGACGCCTGGACCTGGGTCACTCACCTCGCTATCTGGGGCTCCATTTCATCCtggtttatcttcctccttgtgTACTCCAACTTCTGGCCGGTGCTGCCCATGGCTCCCGACATGGTTGGAATCTACCTGCAG GTGTACTCCTCTCCTGTGTTCTGGTTTGGAGTCATCCTCATCCCTCTGTCCTGTCTCCTGCTGGATGTCACCACCAAGAC GATGCAAAACTCAGTCCGCAAGAGCTTAACGgagcaagtgagagagagtgaaataagCAACAAGGACGTATCCAAAGTCTTAGACACCAAGCACAG GCTGAGTGAGACTGCTCGGCTACTGAAGAATGTGTTCCGTCGCACCACCACGCGTGTCAACCTGGAAGTAGAGCTTGCCC ATGGGTACGCCTTCTCACAAGAGGAACACGGGGTTATGGGCCAATCTGAGGTGATCCGCTACTACGACACAACACAGCCCAAGCCCGGCGGCATGTAA